One region of Bradyrhizobium betae genomic DNA includes:
- a CDS encoding type II secretion system F family protein, translating to MNIQVLALAFLATAAVGGIAWVFLYPLLSGERKAEGRRASIARAEAPAVKQAEKSQRSRREQVETSLKDLEARRQQEKSVPLSVRLSQAGLDWTPQKFWIVSAVVAGVFFAGVLFGGGGMLGAAGLAFAGGFGLPRWALGYLKNRREAKFLKALPDAVDVIVRGIKAGLPLFESIKVVAADAPEPLRSEFLQIIETQAIGMPLGEACTRLYDRMPLPEANFFGIVVSIQQKSGGNLSEALGNLSKVLRDRKKMKEKIQAMSMEAKASAGIIGSLPPIVMFLVYLSTPQYISLLWTHPTGQLMLVACVVWMSIGILVMKKMINFDF from the coding sequence ATGAACATCCAGGTCCTCGCCCTCGCCTTCCTCGCCACCGCCGCCGTCGGCGGCATCGCCTGGGTGTTCCTCTATCCGCTCCTGTCCGGTGAACGGAAGGCGGAAGGCCGCCGCGCGTCGATCGCGCGTGCAGAGGCGCCTGCGGTCAAGCAAGCTGAAAAGAGCCAGCGATCGCGCCGCGAACAGGTCGAGACCTCGCTCAAGGATCTCGAGGCGCGGCGCCAGCAGGAGAAGAGCGTACCGCTCAGCGTCCGCCTGTCACAGGCAGGCCTCGACTGGACACCGCAGAAATTCTGGATCGTGTCCGCTGTCGTGGCGGGTGTGTTTTTCGCCGGCGTTCTGTTCGGCGGAGGCGGCATGCTCGGTGCCGCCGGCCTCGCCTTCGCCGGCGGCTTCGGCTTGCCGCGCTGGGCGCTGGGTTATCTGAAGAATCGGCGCGAAGCGAAATTCCTGAAGGCGCTGCCAGATGCGGTCGACGTCATCGTCCGCGGCATCAAGGCCGGCTTGCCGCTGTTCGAATCGATCAAAGTCGTCGCGGCCGACGCGCCGGAGCCGCTGCGCAGCGAGTTCCTCCAGATTATCGAGACGCAGGCGATCGGCATGCCGCTCGGCGAGGCCTGCACGCGGCTCTATGATCGCATGCCGCTGCCGGAAGCCAATTTCTTCGGCATCGTTGTATCGATTCAGCAGAAGTCGGGCGGCAATCTCTCCGAAGCGCTCGGCAACCTCTCCAAGGTGCTGCGCGACCGCAAGAAGATGAAAGAGAAGATCCAGGCGATGTCGATGGAGGCCAAGGCCTCGGCCGGCATCATCGGCTCGCTGCCGCCGATCGTCATGTTCCTCGTCTATCTCTCGACGCCGCAATATATCTCGCTGCTGTGGACTCATCCCACCGGCCAGCTGATGCTGGTCGCCTGCGTCGTCTGGATGTCGATCGGCATCCTGGTGATGAAGAAGATGATCAATTTCGATTTCTGA